A single window of Marispirochaeta aestuarii DNA harbors:
- a CDS encoding phosphate/phosphite/phosphonate ABC transporter substrate-binding protein, with product MKKGLLVFLILAASCALFAGGAKEAALGSEENPIVWSFVPSGEMERVSAGAQEVADLLHAETGYYFSTNVATEYVGVIEAMSSKPPKAHMASLATFAYIMAADRGVADAALVSVRYGSPTYNGQFITQRDSGIRSIKDFAGKTFARVDPLSTSGWIIPMIEMRAVGIDPERDLKSVVDAGSHDTVVSAVYNREADVGATYVDARTRLEKTYPDVMDKVVVIGVTTDIPNDGVQFHPAVPAEMRDKIVDALLKIVKTERGKEALNTAYQWDDLAAHGDEFYDPFRQVLQAAGLKAQELME from the coding sequence ATGAAAAAAGGATTACTTGTGTTCCTGATCCTCGCAGCCTCATGTGCCCTTTTTGCCGGCGGAGCCAAAGAGGCAGCCCTCGGTTCCGAGGAGAACCCCATCGTCTGGTCCTTCGTACCCTCCGGAGAAATGGAGAGGGTCTCTGCGGGAGCCCAGGAGGTTGCCGATCTCCTGCACGCGGAAACGGGTTACTACTTCAGCACCAACGTCGCAACCGAGTACGTGGGAGTAATCGAAGCCATGAGCAGCAAACCTCCCAAGGCACACATGGCCTCCCTGGCAACCTTTGCCTACATAATGGCTGCCGACCGTGGAGTTGCCGATGCCGCCCTGGTTTCAGTGCGCTACGGTTCGCCCACCTATAACGGTCAGTTCATAACCCAGCGGGACAGCGGTATCCGCAGCATCAAGGATTTCGCAGGAAAAACCTTTGCCCGGGTGGATCCCCTTTCCACCAGCGGCTGGATTATTCCGATGATCGAGATGCGCGCCGTCGGTATCGATCCTGAACGGGACCTGAAAAGCGTTGTGGATGCAGGCAGCCACGACACCGTGGTATCCGCTGTCTACAACCGTGAAGCCGACGTGGGAGCAACCTACGTGGACGCCCGAACCCGACTGGAAAAGACCTATCCCGATGTTATGGACAAGGTCGTCGTAATCGGCGTAACCACAGATATCCCCAACGACGGAGTCCAGTTCCATCCCGCCGTTCCAGCGGAGATGCGCGATAAGATCGTGGATGCCCTTCTTAAGATCGTTAAAACCGAAAGGGGCAAAGAGGCCCTGAATACCGCCTACCAGTGGGACGATCTTGCAGCCCACGGGGACGAGTTCTACGATCCCTTCCGGCAGGTACTCCAGGCCGCGGGACTGAAAGCACAGGAGCTCATGGAATAG
- a CDS encoding RrF2 family transcriptional regulator → MKLSTRSRYGLRLMIALAMSYGGGPRLLKEIADTEELSEKYLGQLVIPLKSAGFISAVRGAKGGYELTRDPEEISPLEIVNVLEGDLFTREEHTPASPGTLRAASELWEALRRSMTEVLSSMTLGDLARNAGKKNNDSLMYSI, encoded by the coding sequence ATGAAACTGTCCACACGGAGCCGTTACGGACTGCGTCTGATGATCGCCCTGGCCATGAGTTACGGCGGCGGGCCCCGGCTTTTAAAGGAGATAGCCGATACCGAGGAGCTGTCGGAGAAGTATCTGGGTCAGCTTGTGATTCCCTTGAAAAGTGCAGGGTTTATCTCTGCTGTGAGGGGAGCGAAGGGGGGCTATGAATTGACCCGGGACCCGGAAGAGATATCCCCCCTGGAAATCGTAAATGTGCTCGAGGGTGACCTTTTTACCCGGGAAGAACATACCCCTGCCAGTCCCGGGACGCTGCGGGCAGCTTCGGAGTTGTGGGAAGCCCTGCGGCGGTCCATGACGGAGGTACTCTCCTCCATGACCCTGGGAGATCTGGCCAGAAACGCCGGCAAAAAGAACA